The DNA sequence AGGGAATGATTCATCCAAAATCGGATGAAATAAAAACGATTCCTCTTCTGATTATGATGAATTATAGATACAAGAATTTTGGAATCTTTCTTAGATCTGCTGTAAAAGATGTAGAGAATCTATTTTTGTCAAGTAAGTTCTTATCCGGGTGATCCCCTTCATCTGATCTCTCTTTCTACTTATAGGAGCGGGCCCTCGATTAACCCTAAAAGTACAAATATAAAGGATGTCTAACAGAATATTCTCTTAAAGGCTATATTACTAAACTGGCCATTAATTGCTCTTTGATACTTGACCTCGGCCATAACTGATTGCTCGACCACGAATCCCATTAGTTACTATTTGACCTCGGCCAAATTACCTATGGCGACATTGTTTTCGTGTTAAAAGCCCTTAGTCAGatttttgacccatacagttagtccctccgatTATCGAGGTCGTATCTCGTACGACCTCGGTGAGCGAACTTCGCTAGTTATAATTGAAGAGATTTGAGGTGAGTAGGTCGAGTAGTAACGTTAATGGCGAGGTGATAAAATGGCGCTTCGTGGACCAAAACTTATCGTTACGTCGATTCAGAATGACGTCACAATGCCACGTGTCATAATTACGCATTTACTCGATGTATTGTGTTATTTCCCGTGCCTCTGTCATTTTGATATCTGTGCGTGACATTAATGGTTTATATCCTCGATCGTGATGACCAGGTCCTTATAAATATGGACATGAGATCCTTTGCCCAGTTTTTAGTGCTTTTCGAACATATCCATTTCTTCTTTCCTTCTTACATTGTTGTTGCTCTTGTTACCTTTAATCTTACATTCTTGTTTTAACTGGTTCGAATACCTTCTGCCAGCTATATCTCTTCTGCGTTTGCGTTTACGTTTTTTCGACACAAAAAGGAGCAAAAATGGTTAATACAACCAATTCAGGAGGAATGCCTGATATAGTCCCCTTGGCAGTTCACATGCCTCCCTCCCCCCACACACGATGATGAAATGGCCATGGTTGCTGAAGATGACAGCTTTCCTACGATGGAGGAAATAATTCCCCGAAAGGAGAAAGAAAGAACTGATTTCTTAAAGATGCCCGAAGATGACCCCGAAATTTTGGAGTCGTTGATGACAAAGGAGGCCATCGCCAAGTTTAGGGTTAAATTCAAAATTCCCGCCCACATAGACATCATCCCAGCGGGGCATGACGTGATACAAATACATCGCCCTGGGTATTGTGCCTTTTACGCCTACCCCTTCTTCGTAGGTTATACTTTTCCTATTCTACTCTTGGCCAAAGAGTTTTGCCATTATTACCGGGTGTGCCCGACTCAACTATCTCCCTATATTTACAAGCTCATCCGCATGATTTCGAAGTTCGTGGAGTTGGTCGGGGTCGAAGTGACCAACTGTCACTTGATGCATCTCTTCAGGGGGACGATGTTGCATCTCCGCCACCGGGGCGGTAAAAGTATTATAGTAAAAATGGATGATAAAAGCAACCTCCAATTTTGACTCAACTACTTCTACGTCTGAACTGAAGACGTAGTGGCGAATGCAAACGGGTTTCCTGAGCTTTGGAACTATGCTCGTAAGTACTTTTCCTCCCCTTTGTTGCATTTTTTACTAGTACTCCTTGATTATATTTAAATCATTTTTTATGCAGCGGAGGCCGACACCCTCCATTGGTGGAGGATATTCACAAGTGAGTTAGACAAGTCCTCCCTCATACAGTGGGGATTCACAAATGGTCGACCTTTCGTGTTAAGTTCGAGCCCACGTTTCTCAGTAAGTGCTTATTTTCATCAAGAGTTTTTCTGGTGGGTTGCCTTTTATCTTTGTCGGGGtcttgatttgattttttttatcagCACGGAGAGGTCCGAGGGAGTCGATAGCTCCTACTCCCGCATTTTGCCAAGCGATCGTCACAACTGGATCTGCTTCCGTTGCGACTACGTCTAAGCCCGTTAGGTCGTCTGCCTCTGTTCGATCTTCGATTTTGCTGATATCAGCTCAGCCGTCAGCGGCCTCAGCATCTGGGACTTCGGCCTATCCTGTGCGGCATTTAGTGGATGAGTCGTCGTCGAGCGGAGAGGATCTGAATCTATGAAAAAGGAGGTCGGTGGATGTTAGTGATGGTACAATCCTCGTAGTGGATTCCACAAGGGGAGACCATGAGCCGACCATAGTTGTACCCGAAAGTGATGCAAGTATGTCGTCTGGAGTTCTGCTATCGACAGGAGCAGCGGAATGAGCGCCCTTTCACGAGGTTGGGGCTGAAGTCAGAGGATCGTCCGCGGGAGTTGGTGATAGCGTACCTGGAAGTGAGTCATCGTCCTTCGTATCGGTTGATGTTCGTTCCTCAACCGAGGCGAAAAGTAAAAGTATTGTCGAGGACGGCTACGAGACCAGCTCAGATATTGACCCCGATGAGGTACGGATGTTGAGCGAGGGGTTCACTCAGGTGGAAGTGAGGTTGGAAGGGTCCACTCGTATCATCATGATCCCCATGGATCGCGACCTACTTGTGAACACTGAAAAGGTGGTCCCTTTCTTAGGTCCCCTTTGCTCCGATGTGGAGGGAAAGACCTTCGAGAAGCTGAACGATGCCACCCTGTCATCGAGTATAGCCGGCCTTGCCCTAAGGGTAAATCTTCcgaacttagtaatttttataccTTGCACATTATTTTCGATACtgattttcttccctttttttctCAGACCATCATCTTGGAGGTTGAGAGTGCTCGCCGAGAAGAGAGGCATAAAACTAGTTTTAAGAAGATGGCGAGCAAGTACCTTGAATATCGCAACAAGCATCGCGAGATCTGTAGGTAATTTGGTGAGAGCGGCAACTTCCGAGTCATCATAGACGAGTTGAAACAGAAGGATGATGAGCTAATGAGAGTCATCAGTAAGTGCAGCATCCTTGAAGGGGCACTTAGGGATAAAGACGAGGAGCTCGAGGTGAACAAAGGTATTGAGGCAGAATGCACGGACCTTCAAGCCCAAGTGGCATATCTGCAGGCTGAGCTTGGACAATGCCCGGTCAGGGCCGATGTGTTGAGTAATGAGGTTACCGAGAGGACGGCGAATTTGGAGAAGGCTGAGTTGGCTCGTTTGGAAGCTTTGACAAAGGCGGAGGCTTTGGGGGATGCAATCTGCGTCCTTCAGTCTGAGCGAAAAAATGATTTGGAGATGGCTAGACTCAGGGAAGAGCGTCTTGATGAGCAAATcagaggggggggggggtagaaAAGAGGTTTTCAAACCTTGGTGACCAAATCGTCGCTCTTAGGGCCGAGAAGACGCAGTTGCGGGCTCGGTCATTCTCATCCCACACCTCTCCTTATTCTGATGTTCCGCGGGATTTAAATGAAAAGTGGTTCTATGTCGATGCTCATCTAGACATATTTAAAGATATGATGACCGCGGGGAGAGTTACTGAGGCTGATTTTGAGGAATCCCATGCCAAGGCGCATGCCGCTCGGATTGCTTATGGCTACGACCCTGCTACACCGGGAATCGGCGATGGCGAGGAGGATCTAGATGGGATCGAGCAGGATGCCTGGTACGAGGACGAATATCCCGACGACAGTGGTAAAGGTGGAGATGTTGGTTCGGGTGGCGAGTAATCCTTATAGTATGCATATTTTTGTGGGCGTCTGTTTTATCCCTTGTAAAGAATAGTTTTTAagtatgaaatattattttagttTGTTTCTGGATTTCTTCTGTTAGGTTCTGCATGCTCATTTCCTTAATTTTTCCGTTTGGCTGCTTTTGGCTATAGAAACTCGGTTTGTATGTTGCACGAGATAAAACGCCGCACTTGGTGGTCGTGATATGTGGCAAATTAAGTGTTGTTGAATAGTCAAACATATCCACAGCTTAATTTGAAACGTAAGTTTAATACAAGTGAGGTCGAAtgttttaattcgaacgaggttgaatgtTTTAATTCGGACGAGGTCGATtgttttaattcgaacgaggttgaatgtTTTAATTCGGACAAGGTCGAAtattttaattcgaacgaggtcaaatgttTTATTCGAACAAGGTCTAATGACATTTTAATTTGAACAAGGTCGAAtgttttaattcgaacgaggtcgaatgttttAATTCGAACGGGGCCGATtgttttaattcgaacgaggtcaaatgttTTAATTCGATTGAGGTCGAAtgttttaattcgaacgaggtcgaatgtttttattcgaacgaggtcgaatatttttattcgaacaaggtcgaatgtTTTAATTCAGACAAGGTCTAATCTTTTAATTTGGATGAGGTCGAATGTTttattcgaacgaggtcaaatgtcgttttaatttgaacgaggtcgaatgtgttaattcgaacaaggtcgaatgtTGTTTTTCATGTGGCTCAATACTAGGAGAAGTTTATATATTTTTCGGGCTAGCATTCCAGTCCCAGTTTATCTGCTCAATACTTGGGGAAATTTACATATTCTTCGGGCTGACATTCCAGTTtcggtctatctagtcccttcatttgGTGACCTAGAGATATGTTGAGAGGTTGAGCAATGAACTCTCTTGACTGCACTTTGACTTGAATTGTCCTCCTCATCGCCTCATTAAAAACCcccttgagaaaacccaaatgggataaaactcaagtgagggaaaaagagtacgacttggaaAACGATtgttctcaaaagttgaagtacttgaggtgggtaGCGTTCAGTTGTTTGGTAGCtgttttccttccattgtttctagttgaaatgaCCATTTGCCTGCTGTCGCTGTGATTTTGTAGGGGCCCTCCCAATTTTTTCGCAGTTTTCCCTCCCGCGGATCTctgcttgcttgtgttttggatTTGAGTACGTAGTTCCCGACTTTGAGTGGTCTGATCTTAGCTTTTTTGTTATAGTAGCGCTCTgcctattatttttgggctatcatTCTTATGTAAGACATGTCTCTCCGTTCGTCAGCTTCGTCGAGGTCATGCATTCTGCTTTCGTCGTTCCTCAGCATGCTTTCATGGGAGTATCTCAAACTAGGCTCTCCGATTGGTATTATTGcgtcagtcccatagactaacgaGTAAGGTGTTCCACCTGTGCTCGTCTTTGACACTGTACAATATGCGCATAACACTTCTGGTAGTAGTTCTGGCCAAAGTCCATTGGCGTTCTCAAGCTTTTTCTTTATGATGTTCAatattgatttattggaggaTTCCTCTTGGACATTGCCAGCGAGGTGGTAAGGGTGGAGAGTATTTGTTTGATATGCCACTTCTCGAAATATTCGGCGACCTTTTTCCAGTAAATTGGGGTCCATTATCGCAGTTAatctctttggggaggccgaagcggcacaatatttttccatatgaaggtgatCACTTCCTGTTCGCGTATCTGAGTAAATGCCCCTACTTCcatccatttagagaaatagtcagtcaaaactaAGAGAAAGCGTACGTTACCTCCTCCTGCAGGGAGGGGGCcgatgatgtccatcccccactTGATAAAAGGCCTAGGGGATGTGACCGAATGGAGTTGCTCGCTTGTTTGGTGGATCATTGGGGTGTAATTTTGGCATTGCTTGTATCTTCATAATGGGCTAGTAATATCCCGCTcatatgaggcatctgaccagaGCCCGGTTGCTTGAATGGGCCCTACAgtggccttcgtggacttcttctaGTACACGACGAGTTTGATTCGGGCGAAAGAATTTTGCTAGGGAGTCACCGTACGTCCTTTTGTATAGGTCGTTCTAGATGATGATGTACCTGGCTGATTGCATTCTAAGTTTTTTGGCTTCTTTTTTATCGTCTGGGAGTACGTCATCCTGCAAGTATTTAATAATATGGTTGCACTAGTCCCAGGTTAGGTTTAGAGTCCTTACCTCAATT is a window from the Nicotiana tomentosiformis chromosome 10, ASM39032v3, whole genome shotgun sequence genome containing:
- the LOC138900384 gene encoding uncharacterized protein, which encodes MDPNLLEKGRRIFREVAYQTNTLHPYHLAGNVQEESSNKSILNIIKKKLENANGLWPELLPEVLCAYCTVSKTSTGGTPYSLVYGTDAIIPIGEPSLRYSHESMLRNDESRMHDLDEADERRDMSYIRMIAQK